The Dioscorea cayenensis subsp. rotundata cultivar TDr96_F1 chromosome 19, TDr96_F1_v2_PseudoChromosome.rev07_lg8_w22 25.fasta, whole genome shotgun sequence genome includes a window with the following:
- the LOC120250560 gene encoding peroxidase 3-like gives MMLFLTLLCFSFFSSVQSDLQLGFYSKTCPKAEQLIQEFVKQHISNAPSLAPPLLRMHFHDCFVRGCDASVLINSTNNNPSEKTANPNLTLRGFDFIDRVKSLVENECPGVVSCADVLALTARDAVGVIGGPFWRVPTGRRDGVISNQSEANSQIPAPTFNFTQLQTSFANKGLNLTDLVLLSGAHTIGVAHCSSFSNRLYNFTGKGDQDPSLDSEYASNLKQNKCKSINDNTTIVEMDPGSFLTFDLGYYKLLLKRRGLFQSDGALTTNNGTKSSIIALVDSPLSTFLGEFALSVEKMGRIDVKTGSSGEIRKHCAVVNS, from the exons ATGATGTTGTTCCTCACTCTACTTTGTTTCTCATTCTTCTCAAGTGTTCAAAGTGATCTTCAGTTAGGGTTTTACAGCAAGACATGTCCAAAAGCTGAGCAACTCATCCAAGAGTTTGTCAAGCAACACATCTCAAATGCACCATCTCTTGCTCCTCCTCTTCTCCGGATGCATTTCCATGATTGCTTTGTTCGA GGTTGTGATGCGTCGGTGTTGATAAACTCGACAAACAACAATCCGTCGGAGAAAACAGCCAATCCAAACTTGACTTTACGTGGCTTCGACTTTATTGATAGAGTGAAGAGTTTGGTTGAGAATGAGTGCCCGGGTGTTGTTTCTTGTGCTGATGTTCTTGCACTGACTGCAAGAGATGCAGTTGGAGTTATT ggagGACCGTTTTGGCGAGTTCCAACTGGAAGAAGAGATGGAGTCATATCAAATCAATCGGAAGCAAATTCACAGATTCCGGCACCAACATTTAACTTCACACAACTTCAGACTTCTTTTGCAAACAAAGGACTCAATTTGACAGATCTTGTTTTGCTATCTG gAGCACACACAATTGGAGTAGCACATTGCTCATCATTCAGCAACAGGTTATACAACTTCACAGGAAAGGGAGATCAAGATCCATCACTGGACTCAGAGTATGCATCAAATCTGAAACAAAACAAGTGCAAGAGCATCAATGATAACACAACAATAGTTGAGATGGATCCAGGGAGTTTTCTGACATTTGATCTTGGATATTACAAGCTTTTACTGAAGAGAAGAGGACTATTTCAATCAGATGGAGCTCTGACCACCAATAATGGTACCAAGTCTTCCATTATTGCCCTTGTTGATAGCCCTTTGAGTACTTTCTTGGGGGAGTTTGCTTTGTCAGTGGAGAAGATGGGAAGGATTGATGTTAAGACTGGTTCTTCAGGGGAGATTAGAAAGCATTGTGCTGTTGTTAATAGTTAA
- the LOC120250064 gene encoding peroxidase 27-like: protein MASINVFLNLFIILIALSSSSVNAQGLKVGFYQKTCPQAEAIILKEMRRVISLAPTLGAPLLRLHFHDCFIRGCDASILLNSKNGTAEKDGIPNLSLRGYGVIDGIKTKLEKACPGVVSCADIIALVARDAVFLINGPFWPVLTGRRDGMVSNAIETIFGLPSPFANITQSKANFASKGLSAKDLVVLSGAHTIGTSHCPSFSLRLYNFTGKGDADPSLDRQYAARLRSKCKPNDITTLVEMDPGSFKTFDTSYYKLVAKRRGLFVSDEALLHDPETKAYVLRQAAGTSPEFFKDFGESMVKMGNIGVLTGKQGEIRKQCGFVN from the exons ATGGCTTCCATCAATGTCTTCCTCAATCTCTTCATCATTCTCATTGCATTGTCATCATCGTCGGTGAATGCGCAAGGCTTGAAAGTCGGCTTTTATCAAAAGACATGTCCTCAAGCCGAAGCCATTATCCTTAAAGAGATGAGGAGAGTCATCTCCCTAGCTCCCACCCTTGGTGCACCTTTGCTTCGCTTGCATTTTCATGACTGTTTCATTAGG GGTTGTGATGCATCAATTCTACTCAATTCTAAGAATGGAACTGCTGAAAAAGATGGTATCCCAAACTTAAGTTTAAGAGGTTATGGTGTGATCGATGGAATCAAGACCAAATTGGAGAAAGCTTGCCCTGGAGTAGTCTCTTGTGCAGACATCATAGCTTTAGTAGCTAGGGATGCTGTTTTTCtg ataaatggACCATTTTGGCCAGTACTAACCGGTCGAAGAGACGGCATGGTATCTAATGCTATAGAGACAATTTTTGGACTGCCATCCCCTTTCGCCAACATTACTCAGTCAAAGGCCAACTTTGCTAGCAAAGGCTTGAGTGCTAAGGACCTTGTTGTTCTCTCCG GAGCGCATACAATTGGAACAAGTCACTgcccatcattctcattaaggTTATACAACTTCACTGGAAAAGGAGATGCAGATCCTTCATTGGATAGGCAATATGCAGCAAGGTTGAGATCTAAGTGCAAGCCAAATGACATAACTACCCTTGTAGAAATGGACCCGGGGAGCTTCAAGACATTTGATACTAGCTACTACAAGCTTGTGGCAAAGAGAAGAGGGCTCTTCGTTTCCGACGAGGCTTTGCTTCATGACCCTGAGACCAAGGCCTATGTTCTCCGGCAAGCCGCCGGAACTTCGCCGGAGTTTTTCAAGGACTTTGGGGAGTCAATGGTGAAGATGGGAAACATTGGTGTGCTTACAGGGAAGCAAGGAGAGATTAGGAAACAGTGTGgctttgttaattaa